Below is a genomic region from Microbacterium sp. LWO12-1.2.
CACATCATCTACGCGCTCGCCCTGATCGTCATCGCGGTCCTCGCGGCCGGAGACACGTGGGGCTTCGGTCGCCAGTGGAGGGCGCTCCACATCGTTCAGCACAACCGTTGGCTCGTCTGACATGAGCGCCCACGAACCGACCGCATCCATCACCGATCGCGGAACCGCAGCGTTCTCGTTTCGCGAAGACCGCGAACTCGGCGATGAGACGTTCGCGCACCTCGACGCCTGGTGGCGCGCAGCGAACTACCTCTCCGTCGGGCAGATCTATCTGCTCGACAACCCCCTCCTCCTCGATCCGCTCACGCGAGAGCACATCAAGCCCCGACTCCTCGGTCACTGGGGAACGACTCCCGGGCTCAACTTCCTCTACGCGCACCTGAACCGGGTGATCAGGGAGCGAGAGATCAGCACCATCTACATCACCGGCCCCGGACACGGCGGACCAGGCATGGTCGCCAACACCTACCTGGACGGCACCTACTCCGAGCTCTACTCCGACATCGATCAGAGCGCGGACGGCATGCGGAAGCTCTTCCGCCAGTTCTCGTTCCCCGGCGGCATCCCCAGCCATGCATCGGCGGATACGCCCGGCTCGATCCACGAGGGTGGTGAGCTCGGCTACGCCCTCTCCCACGCCTACGGTGCCGCCTTCGACAACCCCGACCTGCTCGTGGCCGCGGTGATCGGCGATGGGGAAGCGGAGACAGGGCCGCTGGCGACCAGTTGGCATTCCAACAAGTTCCTCAATCCGCTGACGGATGGGGTGGTGCTGCCGATCCTGCACCTGAACGGATACAAGATCGCGAACCCGACGGTGCTGGCGCGGATTCCCGAGGAAGAGCTCCTGAGCCTCATGCGCGGCTACGGACACACGCCCTACCTCGTGTCGGGCGGCTTCGACGGCGAGGATCCGATGGCTGTGCATCGCCGAATGGCGGAGACGCTCGACGCGGCACTTAACCAGATCGCGGAGATCAAGGCGTGGGCTGCGGCGGGGACCCTGCAGGAGCGGCCCGCGTGGCCGATGATCATCCTGCGCACTCCGAAGGGCTGGACCTGCCCGACCGAGATCGACGGGCTGCCGGCGGAGAACAACTGGCGCTCTCACCAGGTGCCGCTCGCCAGCGCGCGCGACACACCGGAGCACCTCGAGGTTCTCGACGGATGGCTCCGGTCCTACCGGCCGGAGGAACTGTTCGACGAGTTCGGCGCACCGGTGGCGCTGATCACCGACCTCGCTCCTTCGGGGGATCTGCGGATGAGCGCGAACCCGGTCGCGAACGGCGGTGTCCTTCGACGCGATCTCGTGCTCCCGGACTTCCGCGACTATGCGGTCGACGTCCCTGCTCCCGGCGCGACGGTGAACGAGGCCACGCGTGTGCTCGGCGGGTGGCTGACGGATGTCATCCGGGCCAACCCCGACAACTTCCGCATCTTCGGACCCGACGAGACGGCGTCGAATCGCCTCGGGGCCGTGCTCGAGGTCACCGACAAGCAGTGGAATGCCGACTACCTGCCCTCCGACGAGCATCTGGCCCGTGCCGGTCGAGTCATGGAGATGCTCAGCGAGCACCAGTGCGAAGGGTGGCTGGAGGGATATCTGTTGACCGGGCGTCACGGCCT
It encodes:
- a CDS encoding phosphoketolase family protein produces the protein MSAHEPTASITDRGTAAFSFREDRELGDETFAHLDAWWRAANYLSVGQIYLLDNPLLLDPLTREHIKPRLLGHWGTTPGLNFLYAHLNRVIREREISTIYITGPGHGGPGMVANTYLDGTYSELYSDIDQSADGMRKLFRQFSFPGGIPSHASADTPGSIHEGGELGYALSHAYGAAFDNPDLLVAAVIGDGEAETGPLATSWHSNKFLNPLTDGVVLPILHLNGYKIANPTVLARIPEEELLSLMRGYGHTPYLVSGGFDGEDPMAVHRRMAETLDAALNQIAEIKAWAAAGTLQERPAWPMIILRTPKGWTCPTEIDGLPAENNWRSHQVPLASARDTPEHLEVLDGWLRSYRPEELFDEFGAPVALITDLAPSGDLRMSANPVANGGVLRRDLVLPDFRDYAVDVPAPGATVNEATRVLGGWLTDVIRANPDNFRIFGPDETASNRLGAVLEVTDKQWNADYLPSDEHLARAGRVMEMLSEHQCEGWLEGYLLTGRHGLFNTYEAFVHIVGSMFNQHAKWLKTSKEIPWRRPIASLNYLLSSHVWRQDHNGTSHQDPGFIDHVVNKKADVVRVYLPFDANTLLSAYDHCLRSVDYVNVVVAGKQPTFNWLSMDRAVEHMTRGVGIFEWAGTEVAGEKPDVVLGCAGDVPTLEVLAAASLLREAIPDLKVRVVNVVDLMRLVSEGEHPHGMSDREYDAIFTTDRPVIFAYHGYPWLIHRLTYRRAGHADLHVRGYKEEGTTTTPFDMVMLNDIDRYRLVIDVLDRVPGLGERYSGLRQRMQDSRVRARAYTREHGEDIPEVADWTWTAGPESHAREVNTGVGGPNTGSEPQ